The sequence GGAAGACTTTGGGAAACAGGCGTCGGCGGGAGCGAAGCCTCGACGGACCACGGCGTCGGGCAGGGAAGCCGCCCGCGTTGCCCGTACTTCCGCCCTGCAGCAAGATGGCGGCGGGCAGCGGGGGTTCCGGGCACCGTCGGCGGCGCGGGGCGCTGCGGCTGCTGATGCGGGTGGGCTCGGTGCTTCTCACGCGCTTCCCGTTCTGGCACTGCCTCAGCGGCCTCCTCCTCAACGCCGAGCGCGCCGACGCCCGCCGGTGAGCCCGCGCGGCCGGGAAAGCGGTGGCGGTGGCAGCGTCGAGggcgcttctgagcatgtgcagagggccttctgcgCCTTGACTCCCCGGCGGGTTGTGGGGTCAGGGAAGGAATCCAGTATTTGCTTTTAGGAGGTCGTGAGCTAAGGGGgcttgtggggtggggaaaggagaagggtGGGGAGCCCTCCAGGGTCTTCATAGAGTGGGGTGCGGTGGGGGAAaaaccacagaattgtaaagttggaattaattattattaataataatattattctgAGAACCGTCCTGAGCCCTCCCGCTATAGGACGctttataaattcaataaatattattattattattaacggaCTCCTGTgaggctcggataatccctctaaactatgatctatgttttaggatgtaattaggtgatatcaccattgatgtcttctactaatttatgagtagagggcgatgtttatgttacaaatttattgtaatgtatgatgttggtcttttgtttttgttttgctttggttcttgtctgttttttgtaagttttggcggttttaaatttggagttttaagtacattatgttggtatgggaaactgtcgtgtgatgggccaatggccgtaataaagttcaataaaatattattattattatttgaaccatccttattctgtgaactgtcctgagacctccCAGTATAGGgtggtacagtggacgctcgggttgcaaacgtgatccgtgcaggaggcacattcgcaacccgcagcgttcacaacccgcagtgccgcgtcTGCTCACgggcgggttgcgattcgccgcttctgcacatgcacaaagcgtgatttagcgcttctgtgcatgtgtgaccgccaaaacctggaagtaacccgtacttctgggtttcggcgcgtcCATAAccccaaaaaacgcaacctgaagtgtctgtaacccgagatatgattgtatataaattcaataaatattattattttattattggtattagtagtagtagtagtaccctgcCCAGCTGAGCGGCTTCCAGCATAATGTTACAGAACTGTGTGTGTCCTCCTAAGCACCAAAATTAACAAATGCCAGAGTTTGGGGCTATTTGTGATAGGAAAGGAGAATATAAGCTGCAAAGGaatttctgggtagcctggccaagcCAGGGCCATTGTGGGTCGTTATGATAACGTAATAACATAATAAACCATTAAAGATTAAGAAGCTTCTGTATGCAGGGCTAAAGGTTATATGGTTATTCCCAGGGGTACTTTCATCTAACTaacccattgcaatgcaggaatctccattgaagcatctattctgccttggttggaccacacctagaatacttgtgcccagttctgggcaatttaagaagggtgttgaaAAGATGATacagggtctggaaagcaagacttatgaggaacggttgagggagctgggtatgtcaAAAAAAGAGATAGAGGAgatttgatagccatcttcaaatatctaaagggctgtaacATGGAggacagagcaagcttgttttctcctgctctggaagctagGACTGGATGCTTCAGAGATTGCAGGTTGCCTGGAGATGAGTCATAGTCGCCACAGGTGACCATGCCAGTGGCTGTTTACAAGCCTGCAGGATGGATACCTGAACATAGCTTCCCAAGTGTATTGGCAAATGCATGTGTTTCTTGTCATGGCTGCAGATGGGAAGAGAGATGGTGGAAAACTCTGGGAAAAGGAAGTAAAAGAACATGGATGTTTATATGGCTAACTATAATTGGGGTAGAAACCTAGAGCTGCTGctagtataggtaaaggtaaagggacccctgaccattaggtccagttgtggccgactctggggttgtggcgctcatctcgctttattggccgagggagctggcctacagcttccgggtcatgtggccagcatgactaagccgcttctggcgaaccagagcagcgcacggaaatgccgtttaccttcccgccggagcggtacctatttatctacttgcactttgacatactttcgaactgctgggttggcaggagcagggaccgagcaacaggagctcaccccgtcgcagggattcaaactgccgaccttccgatcgatcggcaagtcctaggctctgtggtttaacccacagcgccacccgcgtcccgtgctGCTAGTATACTGActtactaaaacacacacacacatatcccccCAAGTCCAGACTTTCAAAATAACATAtcgtggcaatgagttccatagcACTTCTAACAGTTTGTGCTTGAAATTGAATTCCCCGTGGTTTCAAAATGTTGCATTTAGCGACGCTAATTAAATCTGCATAGCTTTGCAGCAGTTCGTACGTCGCGAAAAAGCTTTCCATAGCTGGGTCTGTTTCGGGGTGGAATGATTCCTCCTTGGGGATTtagttcttaaaaaacaaaacaaaaccatagccctgtttttctctttcctttctccttgtgctGTATTTGTTTCTTCTGGGTGCCTTTGATGACTAACGTTCTACATTTTATTTCCTTGCCCAGAAAACCAGACATCCCTGTTCCATTCCTCTACTTCGACATGGGCATGGCGGTGCTGTGTGCCAGCTTCATGTCCTTCGGGGTGAAACGCAGGTGGTTTGCCCTGGGGGCTGCCCTTCAGTTGGCTATCAGCACATATGCGGCGTACATTGGAGGCTATGCACACTATGGAGACTGGCTGAAggtgagagagaggagagagagagtcttTGGCTCATTGTCTTCTCAAAAGCTGCAGTTGGACTGTACTAGATTGCAGCTGAGTAGAAGAGCGCTTGCTCTGCGTACAAAACGTCCCCAGCttgggaaccaccaagggaagaaggctcagagcctggggggtAGTGGTGGGAAGAGGGAaaaaactgggaggaggaggtgtcagaagcttgaagaggtaacagggtttagtgagtgggaagaatctgtggcagagagaagtccagaatcagaggcagaagctgaaacaagagtgggatgagggaggccaagaggcagagatgagtcaggctagtGAAGAGTCACAGCCCCtcttgctgtgacaagctcccctcctctctggtctcccagaaccagaagaaccagaagaggcatgaagagggtggCGCAAAGACACACATGCaggtgcagtctctgattgcttaggcagcggttctcaacctgtgggtccccagatgttgttgcactacaactcccatcatccctgagctctggccttgctagctggtatgatgggagttgtagttcagcaacatctggggacccacaggttgagaaaggctggcttagagcATCGTCTCCCAATAGCTTATGAGGAAGGGAACCAAACCCTGGTGTTTGCCCTGAGTGTCAAGTGGTCAGAGGCATACAGccaaacctcagttgtcgaacgtaatccgttctggaagatcatttgacttctgaaacgttcaacaactgaggcatggcttctgattggttgcaagagctgcttgcactcaagcggaagtcgtgccggatgttcgggttccaaaaaacgttcaaaaactggagcatttcCTTCCGAGTttttggtgttcgggagccgaaatgttcgaaaacggagctgttcgagaactgaggtttgactgtagtttGTCTATATGTGGACCTGCCCTGCATGTGTGTATAATCCTTCATATGCTATTGAAGCTATCCTGCATGAATCCCAGATATTGTTTATGCATTTATATCAAttgcccactttttaaaaatccccaacTCTTAAATGTTTGGAGCAAAAGTGACCCCTGCCGCTTGCTTTCTACACTCATGTTGCTCTTTGGTCACCTCCCTTTCCAGCCTtaacaccccccctcccccccaattgcTTTCTTTGCAATAAAGGACAGTGGTGAGATTAGATGTGTCCATAGGGCTCCTCTTTGCTTCCTGAAGGACATCAGACCAGTCAGCGGCTAGATGGTTTCTCTGTTGACTGGATTTAGCTTGCAGGCTGATAGTTGCCTCCGGGCGTAAGGCTGTGGCACTGAGCTTTCCTCTGAACAGATCTTCAGGTTTGCCTGAGACTGAGGATCTGCCAGAGGTGAGCAATGTGAGATGCTTTAGTTTGTGCCTATAAGTGCTGAGGGATAAAGAATGGTTTGTCTTCTAAAGTGCTTTTAGAGTAAGTACAGGATTAATTTTTTATGATGGCTTTACTCTACAGGGTATCTGCTCTGAGCCTGTGTGGATTAGGCGTTGGTTGTGAATCTAAGTGAGATAGCAAATTGGACAATGACACCTTTAATTTTCACCCCGTTTCTGCTTTCTGTCTAGCCCTTCTGATATCAGACCCTGGCCCATTTCAGAAGTACAGAACTTTGCTTAATACACCAACATATTCACAAACCTTGTGCCTGCCTGCTTTATCCTCACCTTTCCCTTCAAGATCAACCCAGGAAGTCTTCCATTTACCCACATTTCCGGTTAATGTACAAACCATTGTTTAAGATCATGGCTCATTCTGAACCCGGCAACCATAGTTTTGTGGTTTGTGGATGTATCAGAAAACTATATACAATGGAAGACTTCCTGGATTTGTCTCAGCAGTGCTGGGGGCTGCGTAAGGCTGGAATGCACATATGCAAGGATCCTTCATGTTTATTAAGCTGGGATTTGTAGGTCTGAACAAGGCATTTAACTGTAATCTTCCAAAAATGGTCTGTGCTAGACCAGAGTAGAAGAATGCTCTCTCCTTGCAAAAATAGCAGTGTGGCTGCTTGGGAATTTGGGTGCACAGGATACTGTGCCAGGAGGCAAATGTTTGCATCTCATATGATACAGTAAACCAGCATATCTCTGGTTATTGTGGATTCAAggtgtttgctttgctttccgTTAACTTGCCTGCCTTGTCTTTTGGCGCAGGTGAGGATGTATTCACGAACGATAGCCATCATTGGCGGTCTCTTGGTCTTGTCTAGCGGGGCCGGCGAGATTTACCGGCAGAAACCGCGGAACAGGTCCCTGCAGTCCACGGGGCAGGTTTTCATTGGCATCTACCTCATCTGCGTGGTACGTATGCTGTCAAATCCCAAAATGGTCAAATCCCAAATGTTTGGAaccctagatgttgctggactacaactcccatcaccctcacTTTCTTTGCTTGTCTCCCTTTCCTCTTCCAGGCCTACTCTCTCCAGCACAGCAAGGAAGACCGCCTTGCCTATCTCAGTGGCGTCCCAGGTGGAGAAATTGCCTTACAGCTCCTCTTTGTCCTCTACGGGGTGCTGGCCCTGTCCTTCCTATCTGGCTACTACATCACCGCAGCCGCTCAGATCTTGTCGGTCATCCTCCCTCTGGTCATCCTCTTCATCGACGGCAACTTGGGTTACTGGCACGATTCCCGCCGAGTCGAATTCTGGAATCAAATGAAGCTGGTTGGGCAGAACGTTGGGATCTTCGGGGCCgccataattttggccacagatGGCTGACATTAGACTCTGTGAGACACTGAAGCACAGTGCTTTGAAGTGGGAATGGGGTGCATTTTTGCAGAGGACGGAgactctccctcttttttttattattatttatttttttatcattttactgcatcttaaaaaacaacaaccctgttccTTGCTATTGGCAGCTAAACGAACGAGCGGGTGGTGGTTTTCAAAATCCAGAGCCATTCCTACATTGTTATTTTCATTTCAAAGGACACCTTAGCAGCTCCCTCCTCCACATGTTGTAGTAATTGCGAGAGTCTCTAGTGGGCTCAGGGCTGCATCAGTGAAGCTTTCGGGTTGTCATCTCATTTCAGCGGGGAAGGGGTGAATCTTCGCTTCCATGCTGGCCTATAGGTTAAAGATAACTTTGCAAAGGTCGCTGTGACCTTGGGTGCGCCAGTTCTGGATCCCAACCCTGGGGTTTGGGTAGCCAATGACACAGAGATCATTCGACTCATCTTTGCTCTGTATGCAGATGGCAGAGGCCGTTGTGGAACATGCATTTCCTTCTAACAAGCAGGTCAGGGCTTTTGAAAGGTTCTCAGAAGTTCGCGCGAACCACGGACTCCTGCTGAGATGGGCTGGCTTCCTCTTTGCCTGTACCGAAGCTTTTGCAAGGCTCCCTGGGCACGTGTGAATTGCCACCTACAACCAGTTAGGCCAAAACTGTTCCATTTGGAATGTAGCAACTCAGAGAAATATCTCCCTGCCGCCATTCTTGCATGGTACAGAGTGGATACAGCTTTCATGCACACAGGGCGCAGCTGATTAAATGGGATGGCAAACTTTTGGTGTCATCCTTGCACAATGGGAAAAGAAGAGCTAATCCAGCGCTACCTTTTACCTAACTCGGGAGTCTGGGAGGCTGCTCTCAAAATCCTTGGTGGATGGGATTGGGTTGGTGGGGAAGAGCAGACTGAAGCTCATTGCCACTCACCCTTGGAAGGGGCAAGCTCAGACTTGACAATATTGGACTAGGTGGGCTGCCTAATGACCCAAGGCAGCTTTCAAGAGCACAGAAACTCCTGCTACTTCCGTCCCCCAGCATTGAGCAGGTTTTGTTCTAGAATAATTTATTCCAGGGCTGGGGAGGctgaggccctccagattttgctggaccacAACACCCATCGTCCTTGACCATTGGACACACGTGCCAGGGCCAATGGCAGTTGGGtttcatctggagggccactacaGCATAACTTGGGAAAGGCAGAGAATGGTTCTCTCACCATGAGGGAGTGGGGTACCTTAATTTCCCAGCTGGCTATGTACAAACACCAGCTCTTTCTATATCTGCAAGATCATGCTtggcacattttatttattacttccGAACTCAAAGTCAACACTGAAAACTGAATCATTGCTCCATAGTATTGGCGTCTCTCCGGATTCccaagtttgttttctcttttgaaaagaatgagggggtggggatggggattcTCAGCATGTTCATAAATCTTTAAAACCTAGCATATCCAGCTAAAACGGCACGTGCGCTGAAACACATTGAATTGCGCTGTTATAGGGGCGGGAAGCTGCTTTTGGGGAGTGGAGACGACCTACTGCCAGAACACGCATTTAATCTCCCCCTGTACCCGATCAGGTTTCTCCTTGTTGACCCCAGTGCGCAAGCTTTCTGCAGTTTAATCTGCATACATGCAGCTTCCACAATGGGGATTGGACTTCAGGGAAGAGTGTGCATGAAGGGGAAACAAGAAAACCCTTGTCGGAATTGAACATCCCCTTGGAATTTGGTGTGTATGTTGAGGAGGGTGGGATGTTTGTGTTTCGCTGGGGCTAGTCGGGGGTTTAAAATGCTGCCCAGCAATCGCTCCTGGAGAACACCAGCCACACCATCTGTTTGGATGCAGtggtgtgtgtttgctttttaaaaagtgttcccTTCCATTTCGGTCGTATCCAAAGCACTCCTGTGGAGGCACTTTGGAGCTGATTGGGCTCTCTTTTCTAGGCTCAAAGGCCATTGAAACACGGTTGACCATACACTGCGTTCCCCCTTTCCCTTATCGGCAGATATCGCTGATGGCTGCGTCTTCCTTTTGGCTTTTTCTAAACCACACTGTGTTTATGGAGGAtcaagaagaaaataaaacactTTTCCCAGTCTCCCATTTTTTATCTTTCCGTGCCTGTCCTTTCCGCTGCTTCCAAACACTTGTCAGTCTTTGAACTTCCAAACAACCCAAGTTTTAGCAGGGCTGCGTGGACCAGGGAGGTTTTGGTTATGCAATGCTTGGCATCCCAGGCAGAAACTGGCAGCTGTACAAAGCTCAGCATTTGTGCGCCGTCGTGTCATGCCAGCATCTTAggcatttaaggtaaaggtaaagggacgcctgaactttaggtccagtcgtggccgactctggggttgcagtgctcatcttgctctataggctgagggagccggcgtacggcttccgggtcatgtggccagcatgactaagccgcttctggcgaaccagagcagcgcacggaaatgccgtttatcttcccgccggagcggtacctatttatctacttgcactttgacgtgctttcgaactgctaggttggcaggagcagggaccgagcaacgggagctcaccccgtcgtggggattcgaaccgccgaccttctgatcggcaagccctaggctctgtggtttaacccacagtgctacccgcgtcccttaggcatttaggaagctgccttatatcaagtcagatcattggttgcTCTAGCTCAGTATCAcctgcactgactggtagcagctcgcCAGGGTTTCTGCAGGGCATCTTCTCCAACAGCCTGCcactggcgcctaaaggtgtataatgaaggtgccaggcaaacttccctggggaacgTGATAAAGcgataaacattaaaaacttccctaaacagttccCTAAGGAACTGGCAGAAAGAATTCCATGATACTTACTTgttatttctataccgcccttcatcaaaagatgaagcaccactttagctaatggggtctccagctgctgccgcatgatttctgttctcatcctgaagcaaagttcttaacccgaggtactatttctgggttagcggagtctgtaacctgaagtgtatgtaacctgagataccactgtaattaaaccAAAATAATAACCCGTCTTCCAGCAGCCTGATGGTATGTCTTTAGGTGTTTCAactaaaaatgcatttctggCTGCTTGGTCCATCTTGAAATACAAGTGCGGTGACCAGGAATTGGCACTAGGTGGTCCCCTTTACTAATCTatagcagatttttatttttgcagctctGGGTGTGCACGCAAAGGGGAAGATGGCATTGAATGCATGCCCAGTTCAGTTCAATAAAGTGCTCCCGCTGCTAAATGCAGTATTTCCACTGCTTATCCtttctaaacaattttttttaaatgtagaagTTCTAATATCAGAATATATAagcatttaaaatgaaataagagGATCCAAATATTCCTGGAAGTCCGATACTACTATGTCTCCAGAATAATTTCCTAACCTGTACTTGTGCTTGTCTAGTATTCTGCATCTGCAGAGGCAATGCAGCTTCACATCTTTGCTGGACCGAGCAAACCGAATATTGGGGAAAAGAAGACTTGTGCTAAGCCAAGGAAGGCTGGGAAAGAGCCCTGCTTTTTGCCATCATGACTTCTCTTTTCTCAGTTTCTCCAGGGAGCAACAAGCAGTCAtgaagaaaatactgagctagataatggtctgactctgcatcTTTATGaccttcctatggcacctgctGGTACAAGATTCCTGCATCAGGCCGTTTCTCAGGAACTGAAGAATGTATATCATAAGCTCATTTCTCCACATTGTCACATCAGTTTGTAGAGTTTTTGTTATAGAGTCCTCATGTAAATTCATTGGCATTTTAGCAGAATTTTCTTCtaatttttgcatgcattttttttcaaaacaatgttCCCTAACGTAATGCATTTTCATAGGTTTTAATCAATACAAGTTGTTTTTAATTGATATAtacactttaccccagtatatgctccccccccccttagtatACATCActgggctggaaaactgcattgcaaaattcagagaagtgtggtttTCAAAGGGTGGCTATGTTTCAATTCACTTACTTTGTTtttgaaagtgtgaattaggtttgCTTTGAAATGTGAATGGAAATAAAGGTCTTCCTCACCCCTATTTGCTGCGTTCCCATCCCAGTTAAATGCGTCCAAATGAACGTTGTGAAGTTGAGACATTGGCTACTACAAACCAAAGCAATTTATGGTATAGCATTGTCCTCTGGCTCCTTAATGCCCAATATGGCACACAGGCTTTTATGATATCCACATCTTCACTTTGCTCTAAATGGTCCTCTTAGTTTTCCAGAGCTTTGTCAAGATGTAATAACTGAGCTGCCTGGTGCAGCCAGGGCTGGGAGAAAAGGGGAGTGTGGACCGGCTTTTCGTTTCTGTCAGTTACAGGATAAATTGATGGCGTTAACCAGCATGGAAACAATGACTAATCCAGGATAAAAACCAAAGGCAGTGTGTCCTCTTTGTCCTGAACAAAGCAACCTGTTTCAAACATGCGTCGTGAGGTAAGCATCGAACAATGGCTTCTGCGGCATTCTGGGTAACACAGTCTTGTCCCGTCATTCATTTTTGACAGGTCCCTTTCACCATTTTGCTTGgtgaggttttgtttgtttttgtcacaGTGTTCCTTGCATCAATATGCTGGGAGGAAAACGGACAGATCCAAGaactgggttgtgttttttttaaggggtgtGAAAAGGAGTATGGCTGGATAGCGACTATATAGAGTAAGCATAGTCGGAGCAATTGAGTGCTTCATTTTTAAGACCACCgaaagaatttggagaagtgctaCAAAGGTGGTTTCTAGACCTTCTTTCAGTCTGAGGAGCGAGCAAGAGAAATAACTCGGCCCAATTTTCCCAGTTatttgactctccagatgtttctgaactacaactcccatcaggcctagcAAACATCTTCTTTCctattcttctttggcaatcactcgtagcgaGTAAGATTATTTTCcataaatactattttaaaagtgagtccgtaagtgactgtggaggccaatttggatccacacgtttctccctttcgtcctgagttttagcatcttcaaagcccataacgcttttggtaaaggctgttctccaactggagcacttgcaggccagtgtttcccagttgtcaatgcctatactacatttttaaagatttgccttgagagagtctttaaacctcttttgttgaccaccagcattatgctttccatttttaagttcggaatagagtagttgctttggaagatgataatcaggcatccacacaacatgaccagtccaacaaaattgatgttgaagaatcattgcttcgacactggtgatctttgccttTTCCagcacactggcattagttcgcctgtcttcccaagtgatgagtAAATTTTTCCGGGgatactgttgatggaatcttttgaggagttggagatgtaTTTGTCCATGTTTCACAACCATACAGTACGGTTGGCAGCCAATGTCCTGCCAGTAAAATTCAATTGCCATTCTAGTCAGTTGCTCTTCAAGGAaacaggtgtgtgtatgtgtgtgtcttttgtCTTGTGCCGCAAGATGTCTGGGGCCGGCCCTGAGTTGAGTCACCTCCCTGCTGCCTGAAGGCAAGGCCATTGGCCCTTATGTGTGGAATCTTTagtcttccaaatgttgctggactccaactcccatcagccccagaaaacaTGGCCAatagcaaggcatgatgggagtcaTGGTTCAGCACCATCTGGggggccagaagaagaagaagaagagtttggatttgatatcccgctttatcactacccaaaggagtctcaaagcggctaacattctcctttcccttcctcccccacaacaaacactctgtgaggtgagtggggctgagagacttcagagaagtgtgactggcccaagatcactcagcagctgcatgtggaggagcggagacgcgaacccggttccccagattactagtctatcactcttaaccactacaccacactggcccacaCCACAGCTTGCCACACCTGCTAGTAGGGATGAAGATTAATTTCTTTACATGCTTTCCTGAGAGAAGGTTCGCCACACCTTGCCTCATGCCTCAACCCACCAGAAATGCCACGTAATATGTGCGCCCTATACGAACAATGCAAAATGGGATATGCCCAGATAGCTCAGGTAAGCGGAATAAACCTCGTTTATGTATTTGAGTCCATtgttctctattattattattattattattattattattattattattattattacatttctcgAAGTGAGTTCTCGCAAACAATTGCAaacactttctcccccccccccgaaattttttttatttggttttacaagtataaaataataaataaataataccctgcccatctggctgggtttccccagccactctgggcagcttccaacaaaagattaaaaatacattaagacaccagtcattaaaaactttccttcaTTGGGAAATAAACTTCTGATAGGATATCTGCAGGAAGCCCTCTCCAGCAGGGTGCCGTGACTGACTGGGAATTTAAGGGGCGAGGCAATCTTTTAGGTATCCTGATCCCAAACAATATAGGACCTTGTAGACCAGCACTAGGAACCTGAATTTTGCTAGGTTTCCTGTTGCGGGAGGAAGGAAATGTTGAATTCTGCTCCAGAGTGGGGAGAATCATAGGCTGTTCTGCTTCGATTTTTAAGGGTGGGGAGAATCTGTACCTTCTCTTTGACCCAGTAAGAACGCACTATGTTATTTTTGACTCAAACTGGcctcttttatttctctttctccccgAATTAATCCAAGCAGATGTTCCTAGGAGACTGCTCGCCTCTGCTTTGTGTTCCAGACGCAGTCAGGTAGAGATTCGAAACAGACTATACAGTTTCCAAAGCCATCATGGCAGGCGCCTTCCACTCAATGATTTGCTTTTAAGGACATCATCAATTCCAACTTTGGTGATAATGGGACAGCTGGGGCTCTGCTAATCAATCTTTCAAGCgctgtaattttatttatatgctctCTGAAGCATCTGCTGCTTCCCTTTTCTGATCTGGAAATGGAAGGTGACTTTGCTATCTTCCAGACactcttccctctttctctcttaaaagaaaaattaaaaccaaCAAAACACCCCTAACTTACACatgcaacataccctccaacacgtcGAGGCAGAAACCAGGCTGCCATTTCCTGGGGCCACGCTTTCTGCACGAGTCACGTGACCTGTGCAAGATCACAGTGCGCAAAATGGCCGCCATGCTCTCACGTGAAAAAAagggatgtcccagttttcctggGACAGTTGAAGTGTAGGTGAAATCGATGGATCCCCTAATTAGCGATGCTGTTTAACCAATCCCTTGAGAGAGTGAAAGAGTTTTGGATGTAGGAAAACATTCTGCCCACCCTCTATTTTAATTTGttcctgttgtaaacaaaatctgcccttttccccttatggggtatccaagagcccttatagagtccttacgtgggttccctattggtaggggGGGAAAAAAGGCCAaccagagaagcaaagcagctaataaGCCTATtggtctgttgcaacagggtgctcccctcacat comes from Podarcis raffonei isolate rPodRaf1 chromosome 13, rPodRaf1.pri, whole genome shotgun sequence and encodes:
- the TMEM101 gene encoding transmembrane protein 101, whose protein sequence is MAAGSGGSGHRRRRGALRLLMRVGSVLLTRFPFWHCLSGLLLNAERADARRKPDIPVPFLYFDMGMAVLCASFMSFGVKRRWFALGAALQLAISTYAAYIGGYAHYGDWLKVRMYSRTIAIIGGLLVLSSGAGEIYRQKPRNRSLQSTGQVFIGIYLICVAYSLQHSKEDRLAYLSGVPGGEIALQLLFVLYGVLALSFLSGYYITAAAQILSVILPLVILFIDGNLGYWHDSRRVEFWNQMKLVGQNVGIFGAAIILATDG